TTTTGCGACAGCTCGTGACGGCAGAAGAAGTGCATGGTGTCACCGGTTTGATTGGGGTTGATTTGCCGCCACCGACGATCGTGGCGCAACCCGAGCATGGTGTGGCCTGGATGATTCGGACCCTATTAGACGCCTCCGAGCCAGTGGTCGTTGCGACCTTAGGGCCAATGACTAACTTGGCTATGGCGATCGTCCAAGCACCACAGATTATTCACAAAATCCAGCGGGTCGTGATTATGGGGGGGGCCATTACCCACGGCAATATTACGCCTTCTGCCGAATTTAATTTCTACTGCGATCCCCATGCGGCTCAGATTATTTTTACGGCGGGCTTATCGTTGACGTTAATTAGTTTAGATGTGACGCATACGGCGATCGCTACTCCAGAACGGCTACAGGCGTTGCGATTGATTGGTCAGCCGATCGGTCCAGTCGTGGCGGATTTATTAGGTGCGTATGGCGCGTATGATCAGCAGCGGCATGGCTTTGCGGGCGCCCCGTTACATGATCCCTGTGTCATTGCCTATCTGCTCATGCCAGAATTGTTTCAAACGCGCGATTATTATGTCGAAATTGAAACAATCAGTCCCCCGAGTCTGGGCCGGACGATTGTTGATTGGTGGCAAACGACTGGGCGTCCGGCGAATGCCAAAGTTGCTATATCAATTGATGCCGAGGGTTTCTATCAGTTTCTCACCAAGCGTTTGCAGCGATTCAATCATGGTTTGAACTGAATCCGGCAATCACTGATTGAGTGGTTTTTTGAATGCACTTAGTAAGCACTCAGATTTTGTAAACATGGATAAAGATCCTTACATTAAAATTGCGAAACACAAGGTTTCTCATAAAGGTTCCTTACACTAAGTTATTAAGTCGCTTCGTGAACAATTGGAAATCACTCTTATGAATTCACTCCAACGGTATCGGTTGAGCTGCACGCTTTCGTTTGGTGATATTTACGGCCAGATTATTACTTGGCTACTGGTAATTTTTGTGAGTTTGGCTGCCGCTATGGCACTCATGGGCGCGGCTCGTCCGGTTTATGCTTTAGCGACTGTCGGTTTGGTGTTGGTATTATCGCTACCGTTCCTGTTGTTTTCGTTTGTTACAACCCTGCTGAATCATATTGAAGTGCAGGAAGTTGACCCTGTATCAGAGGCTGAGGCCCGTCGAGCAATGCAGTCAGGCACTCCTTCAGCCCAGCAGGCAGCAGCTGTCTAAGTTTACGTGACGGATTGACTGTCAATGGTTTGGTTGCAGCAGACTCAGGGATATTGTGCCATACCGAAAAATTCCCTCCCCAATTGGCTATCAAAGTTAGATGACTCATGTTGTTTATTTAACTGTTGATGGCCAATTGTGTTTTGCACAGAATTTTGCCGCTGCTCGATCCGGTGGTGCGAGGATTCGATGGCAAATTTGGGTATACGCATTGCTCA
The nucleotide sequence above comes from Romeriopsis navalis LEGE 11480. Encoded proteins:
- a CDS encoding nucleoside hydrolase; amino-acid sequence: MALLPLIIDCDPGVDDAIALLLALAAPELDILGIVTVGGNVPLSVTSANARRICELAQCVDVPVFEGCPRPILRQLVTAEEVHGVTGLIGVDLPPPTIVAQPEHGVAWMIRTLLDASEPVVVATLGPMTNLAMAIVQAPQIIHKIQRVVIMGGAITHGNITPSAEFNFYCDPHAAQIIFTAGLSLTLISLDVTHTAIATPERLQALRLIGQPIGPVVADLLGAYGAYDQQRHGFAGAPLHDPCVIAYLLMPELFQTRDYYVEIETISPPSLGRTIVDWWQTTGRPANAKVAISIDAEGFYQFLTKRLQRFNHGLN